The segment TTCGGATGGTCGACATCGGCGGACCGTGGTCGCGCGAGCTCTGCGGCGGCACCCACGTCGACCGCAGCGCCGAGGTCGGGATCATCAACCTCGTCGGGGAATCGTCGGTGGGTGCGTCCAACCGCCGTGTCGAGGCCCTCGTCGGCGCCGACGCGTTCCGCGAGCTGGCGGCAGAGCGCGCCATCGTGTCGCAGCTGACGTCTACCCTGAAGACCCCCCGCGACCAGCTGCCCGCCCGCATCGCCGATCTCACAGCGAGCCTGAAGGCCGCCGAGAAGAAGATCGCGCAGCTGGAATCGAAGGCGCTCGGCGAGCGCCTCCCGCAGCTGGTCGCCGCCGCCTCCCGTCAGGGTGCCTACGCGGTCGTCGCCGAGAACCTGGGCGCGGCCTCGAGCGCCGATGATGTCCGGGCCCTGGCCCTGCAGGTGCGCGAGCGGCTCGGCGCGGATGCCGCCGTGGTCGCCCTCGGGGCCGTCGTGGGGGAGCGGCCGGTGGTGATCGTGGCAACGAACGACACCGCGCGGAGCGCCGGCGCCCGTGCGGGTTCGCTCGCCAAGACCGCCGCGGGCGTCCTCGGCGGCGGCGGGGGCGGACGCGACGACCTCGCCCAGGGTGGGGGGACGGATGCCGCCGCGCTGCCGGCGGCGATGGCTGCCGTCACCCGGGTGCTCGCCGACGGATGACCGATTTCCGGCGGGGAGCTCGCCTCGGGATCGATGTCGGGAAGGCCCGGGTGGGGGTCGCTCGCTCGGATCCGGACGGATTGCTCGCGACCCCGGTGGAGACCGTCGCCCGCGACGAGCGGGCGATCGCCCGCGTGCGCGAGCTCGCGGAGGAGTACTTCGCGGTGGAGCTGATCGTCGGCCTTCCCCTGAATCTCCGCGGCGAATCGACGCCCTCGACCGAGGACGCCCGGGCCTTCGCGGAGGAGCTCGCGACGGCGTCGGCCGTGCCCGTGCGCCTCGTCGACGAGCGCCTGACCACCGTGTCCGCGCACGCGGTTCTGCGCGATTCGGGCAGATCGCAGCGTTCTTCTCGTAGCATTGTGGACCAGGCCGCGGCCGTCGTTCTGCTTCAGCACGCCCTCGATGTGGAGAAGCGGCAGGGACGACCGCCCGGAACCCCCGTCCCCCAGGAGCCCGCCTGATGCCCGATCACCCGTCGTCCGAGGATCCGTTCGCGGATCTGTTCGGGAAGCTGCCCGACCCCCGTACCCGTGACTCCCGCCGGTCGCAGAGCGCCCCCGAGACTCCCGGAGCGGCGGATGCGCCCGCCGGAGGGCGCGCGACCGCGCAGCCGGCGAGCGAGGACGCACCCGGACCTGCCGCCCCGCCGCCCTCGCGCCGCGCAGCCCGCGAGGCCGCGTTGCGATCCACCGATGCGCCGTCCGCGCCGGTGCCCGCACCCCGGAGCGACCCGGCGCCGATCCCTGCGCCCCGTGACGCGCAGACTCCGGTGTCCGCCGGTCTCGCCTCCGCCGCCCCGTCGAGCGCGGAGCGGGGAGCCACCCGCACCGCGACGCGGCCGGCCGGCACCGCAACGCTCGAAGACCTCTTCACCGGCGAAGCCACCACCGAGGCCCTCGGGTCCCCGCCGCCCAAGCCGGATCGGCGCCGGCGTCGCATCGGCGCGGCGATCGCGATCGGGCTGATGCTCGCCATCATCGGCGGCATCGTCGGCGGTGGCCTGTACGTCTGGAACACCTACGAGTCGCAGATCCGAGAGGTGATGGGGTGGGAGGAGCCGGCCGACTTCGAGGACGGCCTCGCGAACGGAGAAGCGCTCGTCACGATCGTCTCGGGCGACACCGGTCAGTCGATCTCGCAGACGCTCTTCGAAGCGGGCGTCACCAAGACCTCCGACGCCTTCTACGACTACCTGATCGACAACGGCCGGAGCCCGACGTTCATGCCCGGCGTGTATCGCTTGCAGCTGCAGATGACCTCCGAGGCGGCACTGGCGGCGATCGAAAACCCGGAGAACAAGCTCGAGAACTCCGCACTCATCCCCGAGGGTCAGACGGCGGAGGCGACTCTGGAGATCGTCGCGGAGAGCCTCGGAATGCCGCTGGAGGACCTGCAGGCCGCAGCGGCCGACCCTGCCGCTTACGGCGTCCCGGCTGACAGCCTCGAGGGGTGGCTCTTCCCGGCGATGTACACCTTCGATCCCGGAGTCACGGCGAGCGATGTCATCCAGACGATGGTGGACCGCACCGTGCAGTCGCTGGATGCCGCAGGGGTTCCCGTCGACGATCGGCAGCGGATCCTCATCATCGCCTCGATCATCCAGCGCGAAGCCCGCTACGAGGCCGACATGCAGAAGGTCTCCCGCGTCATCCAGAACCGGCTCGACCCCGGGAACCAGGAGACGTTCGGGAAGCTGCAGATGGACTCCACCGCCCAGTACGGGGTGGGCGAGAGCCGCGAAGGCGTCGTGAGCTCGAGTGAGGAGGCCCTGACCGATCCGAACCCGTGGAACACCTACGTGCAGGTGGGGCTGCCCATCGGTCCGATCGCCAACCCCGGGGATGTGGCCATCAACGCGGCGATGAACCCCGCGGACGGCCCGTGGCTGTACTTCGTGACGGTCAACCTCAACACGGGCGAGACCATCTTCACCGAGACCTACGACGAGCACCTCCGGTACGTCGAGCAGTGGCGGGAGTGGTGCAGACAGAATCCCGACGCGGGATGCTGAGCGCCGACGCCACGCGCCTGGCGGTGTGGGGCGACCCGATCGCGCACAGCCGATCCCCGCAGCTGCACACCGCCGCCTACGCCCTGCTCGGCCTGCCCTGGACCTACGAGCGTCGACGGGTCTCCGAGGCGCAGTTCGACGCCGCTCTCGCCGACCCGACGGAGACCTGGCGCGGCCTGTCGTTGACGATGCCGTTGAAGCACGTCGGGGCGAAGGCTGCGACCGTTCTCGACCGCGCCGCGCAGCTCAGCGGGGCGGTGAACACCCTCGTCCCCGGCGACGAGGGGATCCTCGGCTTCAACACCGACGTGGCCGGGCTCGTCGCAGCGATCCGCGAACAGGGGATCGAGCGGGCGACGCGCGGGAGGATCCTCGGCGCCGGAGCGACCGCGACCTCCGCGCTCCTCGCGTTGGAAGCACTCGGCGTACCGGAGGTCGAGATCCGCGCGCGCCGCCCGGACGCGGCCCGCCACCTCGTCGCCCTCGGCGGGCAGCTCGACCTCCACGTCACGGCGGCACCGCTGGACGCACCCCGCACCCGCCCGGGCGCCGGAACCGATCCTGAGCTGACCATCGCCACCCTTCCCGGAGACGCCGAGCCGGCGGCATCCGTCCTCGACGCGGTCGTCGTGCCGGGGGGCCTGCTGGTCGACGTCGTCTACGGCACGTGGCCGACACCCCTTGCCCGGGCGTGGGAGGATGCGGGGGGCCGGGCCGTCTCCGGGTTGCCGATGCTCCTGCATCAGGCGGTGCGTCAGGTGCGGATCTTCACCACCGGGGATGCCGACCAGCCGCTCCCGTCAGAGTCCGTCATCGTCGCGTCGATGCGCCGAGCCCTCATGGAAGACTAGGACCCATGCTTCGCGTGCTCACCGCCGGGGAATCCCACGGCCCCGAACTCGTCGCCATCATGGAGGGTCTCCCCGCCGGCGTCCCGGTCTCCCGCGCCGCCATTCAGGCCGACCTCGCCCGTCGGCGCCTCGGGTACGGGCGCGGTTCGCGGATGAAGTTCGAAGCCGACGCCCTGGAGATCTCCGCAGGAGTCCGCCACGGCTACAGTCTGGGCAGCCCGATCGCGCTGCGCATCGGCAACACCGAGTGGCCGAAGTGGACCGAGGTCATGAGTCCGGAGCCGGTGGAGCTCACCGAGATGTCGCGCGGCCGCGGCGCCGCCCTGACGCGCCCTCGTCCGGGTCACGCCGATCTCGTCGGCATGCAGAAGTACGGATTCGACGAGGCCCGTCCGATCCTCGAACGGGCGAGCGCTCGGGAGACCGCGGCGCGGGTGGCTCTGGGGGCGCTGGCGCGCGGGTTCCTCGCCGAGCTCGGCATCCAGCTGGTCAGCCACACGCTCTCGATCGGGCCCGTGCGCACCCCCGACGACGCGCCGCTGCCGACGCCCGAAGACCTCGAGATCCTCGACGCCGATCCGTTGCGCTGCTTCCACCCCGCAACGTCCGAGCGGATGGTGGCCGAGGTCGACGCCGCACGTAAAGACGGCGACACGCTCGGCGGCGTGGTCGAGGTGCTCGCCTACGGGCTGCCGCCGGGCCTCGGCTCGCACGTCCACTGGGACCGGCGACTGGACGGCAAACTCGCCCAGGCACTCATGAGCATCCAGGCGATCAAGGGCGTCGAGGTCGGCGACGGCTTCGAGACCACCCGCCGCCGCGGATCCCAGGCGCACGACGAACTCTTCGCCGGCGAAGCCGGCATCACCCGCAGCACCGATCGTGCGGGAGGCACCGAGGGGGGCATGTCCACCGGCACCGTTCTGCGCGTGCGCGCCGGGATGAAGCCCATCGCCACGGTCCCGCACGCCCTGCGGACGATCGACGTGGCCACGGGGGAGGCCGCAGCGGCACACCACCAGCGCTCGGACGTCTGCGCGGTGCCGGCCGCCGGAGTCGTCGCCGAAGCCATGGTCGCCATCGTCCTCGCCGAGGTCGTCCTGGAGAAGTTCGGCGGCGACAGCGTCGGCGAGACCCTTCGCAACCTCGAGAGTTACGTCGCCGGCATCCCCGACACCCTGCGCACGGTCGGCGAGAGCGATCCGGCGATCGCCGCCCACGATGACCTCGCCGTCTGAGGCGATCGTCCTCATCGGCCCGATGGGGGCGGGTAAGACGAGCCTGGGGAAGAGGGTCGCGCGTCGCCTCGGCGTGCCCTTCACCGACACCGATGCCGGGATCACCCGCGAGCACGGGCCCATCGAGCGCATCTTCGCCGAGCGGGGAGAAGCGGAGTTCCGCCGCCTCGAGCGTGAGACCGTCGCTGTCGCGCTTCGCGCAGGCGGCGTCGTGTCGCTCGGCGGGGGAGCGGTGCTCGACCCCGACACCCAGCGCGATCTCGAGAGGCACCGGGTGGTTCTCCTGACCGTCGCGCCTCGCGTCGTCGCCCATCGCCTGCGCGACACCGCACGGCCGCTTCTGCAGGACGAAGACCCCATGACCCGGTGGAACGCGATCCTCGCCGAGCGCCTCCCCCTTTACCGGCGACTCGCGGATGCGACGTTCGACACCTCGAGCGGACCCCTGCAGGAGGTCGTCGACGCCATCGTCGCGTGGGCCGAGGCCCCGCAGAAGGAGAGAGCATGACCGACGCCACGGTGATCACCGTCGCAGGTGCGGCGCCCTACGACGTCACGGTCGGACGCGGGATCCTGCCGAGGCTGGCCGACGCCCTTCCCGCCGACGCGCAGAAGGTGCTGATCGTGCATCCGCCGACGCTGTCCGCGCAGGCGGAGCAGCTGCGCGGGTCGATCGGGAACGGACGCCAGGTGCTTCTGGCGGAGATCCCCGACGCCGAACAGGGAAAGCGCATCGAAGTCGCCGCCTTCTGCTGGCAGATCATGGGGCAGGCCGATTTCACACGTACTGATGCCGTCATCGGATTCGGCGGAGGAGCGGTCACCGATCTCGCGGGTTTCGTCGCTGCGACGTGGCTGCGCGGCGTGCCGATCGTGCAGGTGCCGACCACAGTGCTCGGCATGGTCGATGCCGCCGTCGGCGGCAAGACGGGAGTGAACACCGCCGAGGGCAAGAACCTCGTCGGTGCGTTCTGGCCCCCGCGCGCCGTGCTGTGCGACCTCGACCTGCTCGTCACCCTCTCGCGCAACGAGGCGGTCGCGGGATTCGCCGAAGTCGTCAAGGCCGGGTTCATCTGGTACCCCGAGATCCTCGACCTCATCGAGGCCGACCCCGAGGGTGTGGTGGATCCGTCGACATCCGGTTTCCGACGCTCGATCGAACTGGCCATCGAGATGAAGGCGCGGGTCGTCGGGGAGGATCTTCGCGAGGCGGGCCTGAGAGAGGTCCTCAACTACGGGCACACCCTCGGTCACGCGATCGAGCACGCCGAACGCTACCGCTGGCGCCACGGCGCGGCGATCTCTGTCGGCATGGTGTTCGCCGCGGAGCTGTCGCGCCTGGCGGGGCGCCTCTCGGATGACGCGGTGCAGCGTCACCGCGACATCCTGGGTGCCCTCGGTCTTCCCCTGACCTATCGGGCGGGCGCCTGGCCGCAGCTGCTGGCGACGATGCAGCGCGACAAGAAGAGCCGCGGCGGGATGCTGCGCTTCATCGTGCTCGATGACATCGCCCGGCCCACGGTGCTGCAGGCCCCGGACGAGTCGCTGCTCTTCGCGGCGTATCAGGAGGTCGCGGGGTGAGGTCACGGGCGGAGGTGCGCCGGGTCCGCCTGCACGAATGGGCCGAGATCCGCGACCTCCGCATGGCCGCCGTCAGCGATCCCGACGCATCGCTGGCCTTCCTCACCACCCTGGAGCAGGAGCGGGAGCGCGACGACGCGGCATGGCGCGATCGCGCCGCCGGGGCGGCCCTCGGTGAGGACGCGGCGCAGTTCGTCGCCGTCGACGGCGACGCCTGGGTCGGGTCGGTCAGCGTGCTGCTTCGCACCTCGGGCGATCGCGACCATCTCGGACGTGCGGTGGACGCGCCCCGCGCCGACGTGGTCGGGGTCTTCATCGTCCCGGCCGCACGCGGCGCGGGCCTGCTGGACAGACTGATCGACGCGGCCGGGGCCTGGGCCGCCGAGAACGGCGCGGACGCCCTCACCCTCGACGTGCACCGCGACAATGCACGCGCCCGAGCGGTGTACCGGCGGATCGGCTTCGTGCCCACGGGCGTCGAATTCACCAGCGCCATCGGGCCCGAGATCGAGATGCGCAAACCCCTGGGGAGAACGAGATGACCACGAACCGACGCCTTCTGCTGGTGAACGGACCGAACCTCAACCTCCTGGGAGTCCGGGAGCCCGCCGTCTACGGCACGCAGACCCTCGCCGATGTCGAGGACCTCGTCGAGCGGACGGCGGCGGAGCGGGGATTCGAGGTGCGAGCCGTCCAGAGCAACCACGAGGGTGTCCTCGTCGACGCGATCCACGCGGCGAGGGAGGACTGCGCCGGCATCGTCATCAATCCTGCGGGGCTCACCCACACCTCGGTCGTCCTCCGTGATGCCCTCTCGGGCGTCGCGCTCCCGGTCGCCGAGATCCACATCTCCGACATCCGCACCCGCGAGCCCTTCCGCCATCACTCCTACGTCGCCGACGTCGCATCCATCCACGTCATGGGGGAGGGGATCGAGGGCTACCGCACCGCGACGCGCCTGCTGATCGACCTCCTGACCGGTCAGGCCGAGGGCTGAGGACCGATCGTCACGTAGAATCGGTGGTCGGCCGTTCGGCCGCAACGCCTCCGGGGCACATCGCCCGCACTTCGAAGGATCCGATCAGCGCAATGGCATCGACCGCAGACATCAAGAACGGCGTCGTCCTCAACATCGACGGACAGCTCTGGAGCGTCGTGGAGTTCCAGCACGTCAAGCCCGGCAAGGGCGGGGCGTTCGTCCGCACCAAGCTCAAGAACGTCGTGACCGGAAAGGTCGTCGACCGCACCTACAACGCCGGTGCCAAGGTCGAGATCGAGAACGTCGACCGCCGTGACTTCACCTACCTGTACAACGACGGCGACAGCTTCGTCTTCATGGACCTGAGCGACTACGACCAGGTCAACGTCCCTGCCGCCACCGTGGGCGACGCGAAGAACTTCCTGCTGGAGAACCAGCAGGTCACGATCGCGCTGAACAACGGCACCCCCCTCTACCTCGACCTGCCGGCGTCGGTGGTGCTCGAGATCACCTACACCGAGCCGGGTCTGCAGGGCGACCGCTCGTCGGCCGGAACGAAGTCCGCCACGGTCGAGACCGGCTACGAGATCCAGGTTCCGCTGTTCCTGGAGACCGGAACCAAGGTGAAGGTCGACACGCGCACCGGTGACTACCTCGGTCGCGTGAACTGAGCGCGGACAGCACCCGATGAGTGCCCGCACGAAAGCGCGCAAGCGCGCGCTCGACATCCTCTTCCAGGCTGACGTCCGCGGTGAAGACCTCGGGGTGATCCTGGCGGCCGAGGCCAAGCGCGCCGCCAGTGAACCCGCTCGCGAAACGTCGTGGCTGTACGCCCGGGAGATCGTCGACGGCATCATCGATCAGCGCGACGACATCGACGAGCAGATCACCACGTTCGCCAAGGACTGGTCGCTCGCGCGGATGCCCGCCGTGGACCGTGCGCTCCTGCGGATCGGTGCCTGGGAGATCCTGTACAACGACGCCGTCCCCGCCGCGGTGGCCATCGACGAGGCGGTGGAGCTCGCGAAGGAGTTCTCCACCGACGACTCCGGGGCATTCGTCCACGGCGTCCTCGGCCGTATCTCCCGCGCGGCCTAGCCGACCGGTCACGGGTACCGGCGTGCGTGCGATCAGGGGAGCGTTCCTCGACTTCGTCGACGACCCGTGGCGACATGTCGGCCACGAGCAGGCCGCGACGCGCTTCTTCGCCGACGGTCTGCTCGTCGTCGACGACCACGGGATCATCCTCGATTTCGGACCGTACGACGATGTCGTGGCCCGCCATCCGTCGACGGAGATCATCGAGATCTCCGGTCGGCTCATCCTCCCGGGCTTCATCGACGGGCACATCCACATTCCGCAGACCCGGATCCTGGGGTCCTACGGCGAGCAGCTTCTGCCCTGGCTGGAGAAGTGGGTGTTCCCGGAGGAGCGCCGGTACTTCGACCGGGAGTACGCGGAGGAGGGTGTGCGCCGATTCTTCGACACGCTCCTCGCCTCCGGTACCACGACCTGTCAGGCCTTCACCACGGCGCAGCCCGTCACGACGGAGGTCGTCTTCGAAGAGGCCGCGCGCCGGAACGTGCGCATCATCACCGGCATCACCGCCATCGACGCGAACGCCCCCGAGTGGTTCACCACGACGGCCGACGAGTTCTACGCCGCGGCGACGGAACTCATCGGGAGATATCACGGCGTCGGCCGGAGCTCGTACGCCATCACGCCGCGCTTCGCCTATGGCGCGACGAAGGATCTGCTCGCCGCGTGCGCGCGACTGAAGGCGGAGAACCCCGACGTGTGGGTGCACACGCACATCTCCGAGAACCCGTCCGAGATCCGGGGCGTGCTCGAGCTTCACGACGACTGCGCGGACTACCTCGAGGTGTATGAGAAGTACGGACTTGTCGGCCCCAAGTTCACCGGCGGGCACGGCGTCTGGCTCACCGACGGCGAGTTCCGCCGGTTGTCCGAGGCCGGCGCCGCCGTGACGTTCTGTCCGTGCTCCAATCTCTACCTCGGAAGCGGCCTGTTCCGGCTGGGACGGGCGACCGACCCCGAGCATCGGGTGCTGCTGACCTTCGGAAGCGACGTGGGCGGCGGGAACCGCTTCAGCATGCTGAACGTGCTCGAGGATGCGTACAAGGTCGGGATGCTCAACAACACCCAGCTCGACGGCAGCATCGACCCCTCCCGGCAGGATGCCGCCGAAGCCGAACGGAACAGGCTCTCTCCGTATCGCGCGTTCTACTCCGTGACCCTGGGGGGTGCGGAGGCGCTGCGGCTGGGTGACAAGGTCGGCAACTTCGACATCGGCAAGGAGGCCGACTTCGTCGTCCTGGACGGGGAGGGCGGCCCGGCGGCCGTGCGCTGGCGAGCCGGCCTCACCGGGGGCGACGCCGCGCCCACGACCGTCGAACACGCCGCCGAGCTACTCTTCGCGATCATGATGGTGGGCGATGACCGGGCCATCGCCGAGACCTGGGTGATGGGCGACCGGGTCTACTCGCGGGACGTCGTCGACGGGGCCGACTGAGGAGGGCGGATGCCGCGCCGCCGCGCCGCGGGCTCGCTCGCTCGGCCGATGCGGAGGCGACCCGCGTAGAATCGCTCCGGTTCGAAACGGAGGAGACGCATGCGGATCACAGGCCTCGGGCACGCGGGAATGTTCATCGAGACGCGCGGTGGCAGCATCCTCTGCGACCCCGTCATGGGACCGACCTTCTTCGGCTCGTGGTTTCCTTTCCCCGACAACCGGGCCCTGGACTGGGAGAGCTTCGGCAAGGCCGACTTCCTCTACATCTCCCACCGGCACCGCGACCACTTCGACCCGGCGCTGCTCGAGCGGTACGTGCCGAAGGACATCCGGGTCCTCCTTCCGGAGTACCCCACCGATGACCTCGAGCAGGACCTCCGGCGCCTCGGCTACGACAACATCGTCTTCACCCAGGCGGGGGTGCCGCTGGAGTTCGGACCGTTGCAGCTGATGGTCACGCCGCTGCGCGCACCGAGCGACGGCCCGATCGGGGATTCGTCGCTGTCGGTCGACGACGGCACCGCCAGCATCCTGAATCAGAACGACTCCCACCCACTGGATCTGGAGAAGCTGATGGCGTTCTCCAAGCCCGAGGCGTACTTCACCCAGGTCTCCGGCGCGATCTGGTGGCCGATGGTCTACGACCTGGAGGCCGATGCGAAGCGGAACTTCGCCCGCCTGAAGCGCGACGCGCAGAACAAGCGGGCGATGTACTACATCGAGAAGGTCGACGCGGAGCACGTGTTCCCCATGGCGGGGCCGCCGATGTTCCTGCGCGAGGCCCTCTTCAAGTACAACGGACAGGGCCTGGACGGCGACGCCATCTTCACCGACCAGCGGGAGTTCCTCCGGCACATGGCCGACGTGCGTCCCGATCAGAAGGGGTACGAGTTCGTTCCCGGGACGGTCGTGGAGATGAACGGCGGCGAGCTGACCGTCGCGCAGACGCTCTACACCGAGGCCGAGATCGACCGCATCTTCGACGACAAGTGGGCCTACCTCGCCGAGCAGCGCGACGCACGGCAGGAGGAGATCGCCGCGGAGGAGGCCACCCGCGCGCCCGTGCTCGCGCCGGACGAGATGCTCGCGGCCATCAAGGAGTGGTGGGAGCCGCTGCTGCGTCGGGCCCGCACCATCCGCAACGGTGTCGGAGGGAACGTGCGCTTCCGGATCGGCGAGTTGGACATGGTCGTCGACTTCCCGCGTGCGAAAGTGCGCGAATACGACGGCGAAGAGTGCATCTACTGGTACACGATTCCCGCCGACCTCGTGTCGACCAACATCCGCGACCACGAGATCGACTGGTCGAACTCGATCTTCCTGTCGATGCAGTTCGAGGTCGGTCGCTCAGGCAAGTTCAACGAGTTCCTGACGACGTTCCTGAAGTGCCTGTCACGGGACCGCATCGAGTACGTGGAGAACTGGTACGCCGAGCAGTCCGACGTCTCGGAGGACATCCGCCTCGCCGACTGGGTCGTGCAGCGGCGCTGCCCGCACCTGCGCGCCGATCTGTCGAAGACCGGCAAGGTCGAGGACGGCGTACTGACGTGCAGTCTCCACGACTGGAAGTGGGACCTCACCTCGGGCAAGTGCCTGACCTCGCAGGGCCACCCGATCCGGGCCAGTCAGGCCGACGAGTCCGCGGACCGCGCCGAGGCTCCCGCGGCCTGACCCGCGCCGG is part of the Microbacterium sp. ET2 genome and harbors:
- the aroB gene encoding 3-dehydroquinate synthase, with the protein product MTDATVITVAGAAPYDVTVGRGILPRLADALPADAQKVLIVHPPTLSAQAEQLRGSIGNGRQVLLAEIPDAEQGKRIEVAAFCWQIMGQADFTRTDAVIGFGGGAVTDLAGFVAATWLRGVPIVQVPTTVLGMVDAAVGGKTGVNTAEGKNLVGAFWPPRAVLCDLDLLVTLSRNEAVAGFAEVVKAGFIWYPEILDLIEADPEGVVDPSTSGFRRSIELAIEMKARVVGEDLREAGLREVLNYGHTLGHAIEHAERYRWRHGAAISVGMVFAAELSRLAGRLSDDAVQRHRDILGALGLPLTYRAGAWPQLLATMQRDKKSRGGMLRFIVLDDIARPTVLQAPDESLLFAAYQEVAG
- the guaD gene encoding guanine deaminase; its protein translation is MRAIRGAFLDFVDDPWRHVGHEQAATRFFADGLLVVDDHGIILDFGPYDDVVARHPSTEIIEISGRLILPGFIDGHIHIPQTRILGSYGEQLLPWLEKWVFPEERRYFDREYAEEGVRRFFDTLLASGTTTCQAFTTAQPVTTEVVFEEAARRNVRIITGITAIDANAPEWFTTTADEFYAAATELIGRYHGVGRSSYAITPRFAYGATKDLLAACARLKAENPDVWVHTHISENPSEIRGVLELHDDCADYLEVYEKYGLVGPKFTGGHGVWLTDGEFRRLSEAGAAVTFCPCSNLYLGSGLFRLGRATDPEHRVLLTFGSDVGGGNRFSMLNVLEDAYKVGMLNNTQLDGSIDPSRQDAAEAERNRLSPYRAFYSVTLGGAEALRLGDKVGNFDIGKEADFVVLDGEGGPAAVRWRAGLTGGDAAPTTVEHAAELLFAIMMVGDDRAIAETWVMGDRVYSRDVVDGAD
- a CDS encoding GNAT family N-acetyltransferase; this translates as MRSRAEVRRVRLHEWAEIRDLRMAAVSDPDASLAFLTTLEQERERDDAAWRDRAAGAALGEDAAQFVAVDGDAWVGSVSVLLRTSGDRDHLGRAVDAPRADVVGVFIVPAARGAGLLDRLIDAAGAWAAENGADALTLDVHRDNARARAVYRRIGFVPTGVEFTSAIGPEIEMRKPLGRTR
- a CDS encoding Rieske 2Fe-2S domain-containing protein, producing the protein MRITGLGHAGMFIETRGGSILCDPVMGPTFFGSWFPFPDNRALDWESFGKADFLYISHRHRDHFDPALLERYVPKDIRVLLPEYPTDDLEQDLRRLGYDNIVFTQAGVPLEFGPLQLMVTPLRAPSDGPIGDSSLSVDDGTASILNQNDSHPLDLEKLMAFSKPEAYFTQVSGAIWWPMVYDLEADAKRNFARLKRDAQNKRAMYYIEKVDAEHVFPMAGPPMFLREALFKYNGQGLDGDAIFTDQREFLRHMADVRPDQKGYEFVPGTVVEMNGGELTVAQTLYTEAEIDRIFDDKWAYLAEQRDARQEEIAAEEATRAPVLAPDEMLAAIKEWWEPLLRRARTIRNGVGGNVRFRIGELDMVVDFPRAKVREYDGEECIYWYTIPADLVSTNIRDHEIDWSNSIFLSMQFEVGRSGKFNEFLTTFLKCLSRDRIEYVENWYAEQSDVSEDIRLADWVVQRRCPHLRADLSKTGKVEDGVLTCSLHDWKWDLTSGKCLTSQGHPIRASQADESADRAEAPAA
- the aroC gene encoding chorismate synthase; protein product: MLRVLTAGESHGPELVAIMEGLPAGVPVSRAAIQADLARRRLGYGRGSRMKFEADALEISAGVRHGYSLGSPIALRIGNTEWPKWTEVMSPEPVELTEMSRGRGAALTRPRPGHADLVGMQKYGFDEARPILERASARETAARVALGALARGFLAELGIQLVSHTLSIGPVRTPDDAPLPTPEDLEILDADPLRCFHPATSERMVAEVDAARKDGDTLGGVVEVLAYGLPPGLGSHVHWDRRLDGKLAQALMSIQAIKGVEVGDGFETTRRRGSQAHDELFAGEAGITRSTDRAGGTEGGMSTGTVLRVRAGMKPIATVPHALRTIDVATGEAAAAHHQRSDVCAVPAAGVVAEAMVAIVLAEVVLEKFGGDSVGETLRNLESYVAGIPDTLRTVGESDPAIAAHDDLAV
- the ruvX gene encoding Holliday junction resolvase RuvX, producing the protein MTDFRRGARLGIDVGKARVGVARSDPDGLLATPVETVARDERAIARVRELAEEYFAVELIVGLPLNLRGESTPSTEDARAFAEELATASAVPVRLVDERLTTVSAHAVLRDSGRSQRSSRSIVDQAAAVVLLQHALDVEKRQGRPPGTPVPQEPA
- the mltG gene encoding endolytic transglycosylase MltG — translated: MPDHPSSEDPFADLFGKLPDPRTRDSRRSQSAPETPGAADAPAGGRATAQPASEDAPGPAAPPPSRRAAREAALRSTDAPSAPVPAPRSDPAPIPAPRDAQTPVSAGLASAAPSSAERGATRTATRPAGTATLEDLFTGEATTEALGSPPPKPDRRRRRIGAAIAIGLMLAIIGGIVGGGLYVWNTYESQIREVMGWEEPADFEDGLANGEALVTIVSGDTGQSISQTLFEAGVTKTSDAFYDYLIDNGRSPTFMPGVYRLQLQMTSEAALAAIENPENKLENSALIPEGQTAEATLEIVAESLGMPLEDLQAAAADPAAYGVPADSLEGWLFPAMYTFDPGVTASDVIQTMVDRTVQSLDAAGVPVDDRQRILIIASIIQREARYEADMQKVSRVIQNRLDPGNQETFGKLQMDSTAQYGVGESREGVVSSSEEALTDPNPWNTYVQVGLPIGPIANPGDVAINAAMNPADGPWLYFVTVNLNTGETIFTETYDEHLRYVEQWREWCRQNPDAGC
- a CDS encoding shikimate kinase, translated to MTSPSEAIVLIGPMGAGKTSLGKRVARRLGVPFTDTDAGITREHGPIERIFAERGEAEFRRLERETVAVALRAGGVVSLGGGAVLDPDTQRDLERHRVVLLTVAPRVVAHRLRDTARPLLQDEDPMTRWNAILAERLPLYRRLADATFDTSSGPLQEVVDAIVAWAEAPQKERA
- the aroQ gene encoding type II 3-dehydroquinate dehydratase, producing the protein MTTNRRLLLVNGPNLNLLGVREPAVYGTQTLADVEDLVERTAAERGFEVRAVQSNHEGVLVDAIHAAREDCAGIVINPAGLTHTSVVLRDALSGVALPVAEIHISDIRTREPFRHHSYVADVASIHVMGEGIEGYRTATRLLIDLLTGQAEG
- the nusB gene encoding transcription antitermination factor NusB codes for the protein MSARTKARKRALDILFQADVRGEDLGVILAAEAKRAASEPARETSWLYAREIVDGIIDQRDDIDEQITTFAKDWSLARMPAVDRALLRIGAWEILYNDAVPAAVAIDEAVELAKEFSTDDSGAFVHGVLGRISRAA
- the efp gene encoding elongation factor P translates to MASTADIKNGVVLNIDGQLWSVVEFQHVKPGKGGAFVRTKLKNVVTGKVVDRTYNAGAKVEIENVDRRDFTYLYNDGDSFVFMDLSDYDQVNVPAATVGDAKNFLLENQQVTIALNNGTPLYLDLPASVVLEITYTEPGLQGDRSSAGTKSATVETGYEIQVPLFLETGTKVKVDTRTGDYLGRVN
- a CDS encoding shikimate dehydrogenase family protein produces the protein MLSADATRLAVWGDPIAHSRSPQLHTAAYALLGLPWTYERRRVSEAQFDAALADPTETWRGLSLTMPLKHVGAKAATVLDRAAQLSGAVNTLVPGDEGILGFNTDVAGLVAAIREQGIERATRGRILGAGATATSALLALEALGVPEVEIRARRPDAARHLVALGGQLDLHVTAAPLDAPRTRPGAGTDPELTIATLPGDAEPAASVLDAVVVPGGLLVDVVYGTWPTPLARAWEDAGGRAVSGLPMLLHQAVRQVRIFTTGDADQPLPSESVIVASMRRALMED